The Desulfitobacterium chlororespirans DSM 11544 sequence AAATCTCAGCCCCGCATGGGGCATTTCTGTGATCCCCTCCGGTTCCATGGTTCTGTCGAAATTCCTTTTTTGGTTGTACTGATTGAGTTTTGCCGTCATATTATCACGCCGGTTCCTTCATTTTTTCGCTAATGCCCTGTCAACCCTTAAAATGACACTATAATGGCGGGCAAATTTATAGCAAGATAAGGCGGGGGATTGAGGAATTAGGTGTTACAGAATACTATTGTTTCCCGTTGCAGGATAAGTATGTCCTCTTCAGGAAGGTATGGCCCGGCATGCATTCAGGCTGATTCTTTTCTTGACACTTCACATCATTTTGATAAGCTTTAATTATTCCGAGCCAGGATGCTGCTTTCAGCCCGTGTAAACCATATTCAATTATGCTAAATTCTAAACCAGGGGGGCTTTTATGAATTACAATTCCATTCCAACTGAGATTATCGATACTATCCTTGCGGAATTAAAAATCGGTTTAACTCTTGTCAACAATACGGGAAAAATTATTTATTTCAATCAGTTGGCCGGTGAATTGCTTGGCTGGGATGATAAGCTCCCCGAAAACACTATTCTCTCCTGTCACAAAAAAGAAAATCAGCCCAAAGTGATTGAGAAGCTCAATCAGCCTGCCACTATGGAATGGCACAAAGTGATTAAAACCCAAAACAGGTTTATTGAGAACGCCTATTCCCCGATTAACATACCGGATAAATTTATGGGGGCAATGATTCTTACCAAGGATGTGACGGCAAGAGAAGAAAGTTTAGAAAAGTTAAAGAAAAATGCCGAAACGGATGCCCTGACAGGGCTGTATAACCGCAATCTCTTTCATACGGTTATTCAGAGCTATATCACCGAGTCCAAGCCCTACGGGCTGATTATGCTTGACATTAGCGGTTTGAAGTACATCAATGACCATTTTGGCCATGAAGAAGGAGATCGAATCCTCCCTGAAGCTGCTGAGGCCATCCGCAGCAGCTTCAGGGATACTGATTTCGCCTTCCGCTTTGGCGGCGATGAGTTTTTGATTCTTACTTCTTATAAAGAAGCTGTTCTGAAAACCATCGCCAACAGAATAAGGAGCAAAAATAAGATTCCAACCAAGAACACTCCCGCGGTATTAAACTTAAGCTTAGGTTATGCCACTTCTTTGGAAGAAACGAATATGGAAGCGGTTTTGTCCTCAGCCGACCAACGAATGTACCGGGACAAGCAGCTGTTTTATCTGGGTGACGGGAAATACTTTAAACAATAATCAGCAGGAGCCGTTGTGTTCAGTTCATCCCCGAGGGTGGACACAGGCTTTCTTATCGTGAAGGAATAAAAAATCAACATACCCCTTGGGGGTATGTTGATTTTTTTCAACTAACTCTTTATAATAGTTTTATCAGGATAAACATCCAAAAAATCCAAGGGTAAAATACAGATGACCTGAACAAAATACGAATAAGGAGAGTGATTACAATGCAAATTTCTGAAAAAGCAGCCGAAAAGCTAAAAGAAATCATTGCCACTCAGGATAATCCCGACAGCACTCTGCTGAGAGTTGCTTTCGGGGGTTTTGGCTGAGGAGGTCCGCAATTAAGTTTAACTCTGGATGAGTTAACTCACGAAGACGATATCTCCGTCGAATCCCAGGGAATTACCGTTGTCTATGGTGCCAATTTAGAACAGTATGTTTCCGAGTCAGTCATCGACTATTCGGATAGTTCTTTTAACCGGGGCTTTTCGATTAAATCAGCAGGACTGTCTTCCTGTTAGTCAAGTTAGCCCAGGTCCGCTAAGAGAAGGAGCACATCATCACAACTGCAGGATCAGGATGCTGGAGGTTTAAGTATATTTATACTGAAACCTCTGTTTTTTATGCCGCTCAGGGTTAGACCTATTGCTCAATCACAGCTACAGGCTCAAAATCCGCAAGCTTGCAGACCTCTTTAAAATAGATCAACAGGATAAACATATCCCGCGGCTCCTCGAACTCGTCCACATGCTCGAGTTTGATTTGTTTCCCGGCAAAGAAGGTCTTAAGATCCAGGTCCTTGTTCTCTTCCTGCCCAATCAGGAGATTGTATTCGTCAACCAGCTTCTGCAGTTTGACTTGGTTTTCATCATTGACCTCAACTTCCGGAAAACGATAATTCTTAGAGTTATCCCCAAAGCAAATCATCTCCTTGAGGGTTGATTCCGTTTCCGCCGCAGCCTCTTCTTCAGGTCTTAACATAATATATCTCTTTGCCATCCTTCTATCCTTTCCGGAATTCTCCATGTTCTGGACTATCTTTTCGATATCCGAGCTGAATTCATATACTATAAATTCGCGGCCATCCGGCAGTCCCCTTCTTAAGTTTAATTGATTTTTGGCCAAGGGGTTTGCAGCCTTTTTCCCGTCTAAAGCGTATATAAGGTGAAAGAGGTGAAGGACATGGCCTATAAGTCTGCCCGGCCGGAAGACTTTGAGGTGTTCGTAACGACACATGAAAACAGACTTTACCGCACGGCGCTGGCGATTACGGGGAATATCCCCGATGCCGAGGACATTGTGCAGGAAGTGTTTCTGCGGGCTTATGAAAAGGCTCTCCAATTTGAATCGGCGGAGCATGCAAAGGCATGGCTGATCCGGGTCACCGTAAACTTAGGCAAAAGCCGTCTGCGCTCACCCTGGCACAGGCGAAGGGAGCCTTTTCTCGACTCGTATCCTGCTTCAGAACCAAAGCAATATGAATTGCTGGAGCAAATCATGGCCTTACCTTCCAAATACCGTACGGTCATCCATTTGTTCTATTATGAGGATTATTCCATTAAGGATATTTCCGAGCTGACCGGGCAAAAGGAAGCAACTGTGAGAAGCCTTCTGACCCGTGCCCGTCAGAAGCTCAAGCTTTCTATAAAGGAGGAGGATTATGAAAGCTTATAAGGACTATATGAATAACATAGATGTTTCGGACGCCTTGCACCAAAAGCTTATGTCCTGCACAGGCACAGGCACGGGCAAGGCCCGGACCCAACACCGGGCACCCCTGCTCCGGCGTTATACGGCAGCCTTTGCTTGTCTGGCTCTGGCCCTGCTCGGTGTTTTTATGCTGCCCCGCTTTATGGAGCATCCCCTGGCGCTGATGCCAGGTAATCCGGGGATTTCCCAGCCTGATGATGCCTTAAGCCAATACCCTTTGATTTTCAATAAAGCCCATGACCTCCTTGCAACATCCGATATGGCAATTCCCGGTCATTTTTGGCAGGAGCTGACCACCGACGAGCTTCATGCTGTTTTCCCAGGTCTGGCAGACATGCGGAGGATCACGGCTACCGCAAATTTCTCAAGTGACCAAAATGTGGCCTCTTTATTCAATATCGACGCCCATGTGCTGTCCCCATCCGGACTGGAGACCTATCTCCAGCTTGCTCCCGGCCAGGTGCAGCTGGACTATGTCTTTGATGTGGAGACCAAAACTTCGGATCTGCTTGGCACAGAGGTTACCGCAGGCTATTTTGAGACCCGGCCCAACAGCCGGGGGCTGAGGAACATCATCTACTTTGCCGCTTTCCAGCTGGCAGACCTGGCCTACTATGTGGAGCTGGGCGGCCCGGAAGCTGAAAAGGAAGCTCTTCAGGCTGAAATCTCAGAGCTGGTTGGCCGTCTGATTGAGGGCGGAAGGGCCGATCTTACCGTATTTCATCCCGTCATACCTGAGCTGCGGGAGGAGCGGCTCACTCTCGGGGAAGCCCGGGCCGATGCCGATTTCGGTGCTTATCTGCCGGCAGACCTCCCTGAAGGATTTGCTTTTGAGGACGCTCTGCGCTCTATCAAGCAGAATGAGGATGCTCTGTTTGTTAACTGGGCAAAGGGCATGGGCTATATCAATTGGCGGGTTTCCCTGCTGGAGGATAAGGACCAAGGGCGGATCACCTCGATTGCCCATAAAGAGAATTACGACCTATCCCTCTATCCCATTCCCCGGGCTGATTCAGTCCCTGGAGAATTGCAGGACATCGTGGATAATCCCATCTTCCTCATGGATGAACTGACACTGGATGCGGTACGGGCCAGGACTTATGAGATTGCCGATGCCGGGGATGAGCCGGGTCAGCGGATGAGCTTCAGCGTATTATATGGAGATGTCCTGGTGGAAATCGGTGTTAAAGGTGCTGCTCCGGAAGGGATATTCGAGATTCTGCAGGGGATTAAGCAAGAGATTAAGCAAGGTATTAAGCAATAAAATCTTTTTCGGCATGGTTTGCCAATAAAAGAACCGTAAAAGGGATTGACAGATCATAAACCCTCTAATATTATTAATAATGAAAAGGAGTGACATTACCTTGGACGATCCTGACTCTGAATCGGAGCCGCCTGATCCTCGATGCGATAAATTAGGCCTGCTTAGTAAACAGGTCTATGCAAGGATATTACACAATGATATGGGCAATTTTACATTGTCCTTATTGTTGTGTATTTTTTTACGGCTATAACAAAAGGTGTCAGTCCAATAAAGCGTTTCTGCCACTAACGCATCCCTTGGCAGCAGCATAACTGTTATCAAGATAAAGCAGAATTTTGGGAGGGTATTATTTTGTCGGACAGTCCTTTACTTTGGTTATTTTTACTTCAACTTATTTTTATCTTTTTTAATGCGATTTTTGCCTGTGCGGAAATTGCCGTAATTACCATGAACGATAACAAACTGGCCAAACTATCCGCTGCCGGTGACAAGCGGGCCTTGCGCCTCACCAAGCTGACTGAACAGCCCGCAGGTTTTCTGGCCACGATTCAGGTGGGTATTACTTTGGTCAATCTTCTGAGCAGTGCCGTGGCTACGGAAAACTTTTCCGACCGCCTGGTGGCCTGGTTTGCCGGGATGGGCTTTAATATTCCTACAGCCGTGATCAGCATCCTGTCTGTGGCTATCATTACAGTTTTGCTCACCTATTTCACCGTACTCCTGGGCGAACTGATTCCCAAACGCCTGGCTATGAAAAAAGCTGAACAGATTGCCCTGGGCATGTCCGGGCTTATTTATACGGTTTCAAGAATATTTACCCCTGCGGTGTGGCTTTTCACGGTATCCACCAACGGTTTATTGCGGCTCTTCGGGGTCGATCCCAACAGCGAGGATGAAGAAAACGCGGAAGAAGAAATCCGTATGATCCTGGATGCCGGCAAGCAAAAAGGAACCATTCAGCCTGACGAGCAGAATATGATTCAGAACATTTTTGAATTTGACGATATTTCCGCCGGGGAGCTTATGACCCATCGGACGGAAGTTGCTCTCCTGTGGCTTGATGAAACCAATGAACAATGGCAGCAAACCATCAATGAAAGCAGGCATTCCATCTACCCTATCTGCTCGGATAGCCCTGACAACATCCTGGGCGTTTTGTATGCCAAAGATTACTTCAGACTGAAAAACAAAGCCCGTGAGGAAGTGATGAAAAACGCCGTACAGTCGGCTTATTTCGTCCCGGAATCCGTACGGGCGGATGTTCTTTTCCGCAATATGAAAAAATCCCGGAACCACTTTGCGGTGGTGGTGGATGAATACGGCGGCATGAGCGGCATCATCACCATGAATGATTTGCTCGAACACCTGGTAGGTGACCTGGATGATGACATTTCCATGCCTGCGGAGTCTCCGCTGATTGAGCGTATTGATTCCAAAACCTGGCGCATTCAGGGCTCTGCACCACTGGACGAAGTGACAAAGCAGCTGGGTGTATTGCTTCCTGATGAAGATTACGACACCTTTGTGGGCATGGTCTTCGGGCTATTGGGCTCCATCCCCGGAGACGGCAGCACCCCGGAGCTTGAGGAATACGGGCTGGCCATCAAGATTATAAAAGTCAAAGACCGCCGGCTGGAAAGCGCGTTGGTCTGCTTGTCAGGGGCCGAATCTCCAGACACGGCCGGCGGGTGATAATCTATGCCGGATACCGGCAGGGATGAGAATTTAAATCATTGACCTATTGGAAACCCGCCGATAGGGTCCGGGAGTGAGCATTGGTGAAACAGTTTGTTGCTATAACCGGCAGGCTGAAATGGCTGGGGCTTTTAGGTTTATTGGGCTACCTGACTCCCTATGCCCACTTAAAACTTTTGAGCTTATTTTGGTTATTATGCCTTGTGGAAATTGTCTGCGATTGGTCCGCCTTAGGCCAGGCCTTGCGACAGCTTATGGGAATACCAATAACCTATCTATCCTATAAAGGAAAACTGCCCTCCAAAACAAATTACCAACTTAAAAATTCCTATATCCTGCCCTTTAAGGGACAATGGACGGTTGTAAACGGCAGTACGGAAAAAGAGCTGTCCCATTCCTGGGAAATCCCCTCCCAGCGCTACGCCTACGATTTTTTGATCTTGGATGAGGCCGGGAAGTCCTATGAGGAGGATCAGCTATCCCCTCATAGCTACTATTGCTATGGCCGGGATATTATAGCGCCCTGCGACGGTATGATCATCGATATGAAAGACGGCTATGAAGACAGCCTGGTTGACGGAAAAGGCAGCGCCGATTGCCGTGCCAAAGATATTCGGGGAAATTATATCCTGATCCAGCATCCTAACCGTGAATACAGCCTGATCGCCCATATCAGAAAGAACAGCTTTACGGTGAAAGCAGGGGATGAAGTAAAGCAAGGACAGGTGCTGGCCCAAAGCGGCAATACCGGGAATACCTCTGAGCCGCATATTCATTTTCAATTGCAGGCAGGCAAAAGCTTTTACCTGGCGGCAGGGCTGCCGGTTGGATTTACCCACATCGGCTTTCAGAAGAAAAACAGCTATTCCTTGTTTGACTCCCGCCCAACACAAATAGGTGTGGATTCCGTTGAAAACCGCACCTATATAGGACGTGGCTGGGAAGTTGAAAACCTTTGCTGAAAGAAGAGCCGGCGGGAATTCGACTTACAAGGAAAGCAAAAACTGCTCCAGCTGTTGGATATTGCAGCAGGACCAGGCTCTGGTGCAATTCTCTTCGTATTTTTTCATCAGACAGTCGGCGGCGCCCCAGAGATTCCGGCTCAAGGGATTGAGCCAGTAGAGGGCGGCCGCCGACTCCTTGATCTGGGCCAGAGCCTCATACCCTTCCGGCTTATAGCCATTGTTCTTGCCGTCTCCCAGGATGATCACCGTGGTTTTTCTGCTGAGCTGGCTTAAATGCTCCGCGGCAAACTGCTGCAGGACCTTGCCGTAATGGGAATAGCCGGTGAGGTTGAACCCCTTGAGCCTTTTCATGCTGTGGAGGGCATCGCTCCAATCCTGCCCCTGAAAATGTTCCGTGGCCTCCAGCAGCGCATCCACAAACAAAAAAGTGCGGATATGGTCATAACGGCTCTGGGTAGCGTAAACAAACAGCAGCATAAAATAGCTGAAGGGGCTGACGGAGTTGGACATATCGCAGAGAAGCCAGAGATCAGGCTTGGCCGGTTTCCGACGCACCCGTACCGGTGCCAGGGGGATGCCGCCGGTTTGCAGGGCCCGCCGGACGGTCATGTTCAGGGCTATCGTGCCCTTAGCCGCGACCCGGCGCCGCCGGCCCGGGCGGACGGCCAGGCGGCGGCCCAGCTTTTGGATCTCCTGGAACATAGGCTCAATCTGCCTCTCTTCTCCGGCCAGAAACTCAACGGTGCGAGGATTATGCTTTTTCAGCTCTTCCAGGAGAACCTGCCCGCTCATGTTTTGAATCATCTGCAGTTCGATCTGATCCTGCAGCAGACGGTTCCATTCGCTGAGGGCCTCCTGGGCCTGGGCATACTCCTCTTCCCCCAGTTCTCCCCGCCGCTGGGATTCCGCCACCCGCCGCCGGACCTCTTCCCAGCCGCTGCGTTCACGGAAAAACTCCAGAGCCCGCTCTTCGTCTTCCCAATGGGGCTCCAGGGTGATGTTCAATCCTTGCAGCACGGCATAAATCAAAGCGATGTTCTTCTTCAGCACCGCTTCGGCCAGCAGTTCCACCGGTGCTCCCCGGCCGCCGCTGCCCAGACCTTCTCCGGTGATCTCAGTGGCCTGGCGGTGGGAAAGCAGCTGGAGATGGTCGTTGCTGAGCTCCGGGTCAGGCCCATAGTAAAGCTCGGTCAGCCAGAAGGCAAATTCCGCTCCCCAGGAGGTTTTGATCATGGTGGTGTTCACCAGCTGGCAGAAGGTGTACTTGCCGAGGTTGGTTCCCAAGTGATTCAGCCCGTGCAGGCAGTCCTCAATCTCCTGAGTGCCCACCTGAACCCCCGCTCTCCGGAGCAGCCGGGTCATATCAAGCAGTAAATATTCCATCAAACCAGTCCTTCTGGTTTATTTTTTCCCTGATTTTTTCCTGGTCCTCCTTATATTTGAGCAGCAGGCCCAGGGTATTGAGGACCAGAGGAGCGGACAGCTCCCGTGCTCCCATTTGGTCAAGGATATTGACCCAGTCCAGCACCTCGCTGATGCTGGGATGCTTTTTCAGCCGTTCCAGTCTGATTTTGCGGATCAAAATGACTGCCTGGCGGCCCAGGGTTTCCTTCAGTTTCGGAAAATTCAGACGCAGGATTTCCAGCTCCCGCTGCTCACCGGGATAATCCAGATATAAATACAGACAGCGCCGCCGCAAGGCATGGCTCAGGTTGCGGGTATTATTGCTGGTGAGCAGGACGGAGGGGATGCTGGCCGCGGTGATCGTGCCTGTCTCCGGAATGGAGATCTGCCAGTCGGAGAGGATCTCCAGGAGAAAACTTTCAAATTCCTCGTCGCTTTTATCCACTTCGTCGATGAGCAGAACCGCCGGTTGGGGGCTGCGGATAGCTTTCAGCAAGGGTCTGCTCAATAGAAATTCTTCCGAATAGATGGTTTTGCTGTTAAGAGCCCAGGCATTGTCCTCCGGATTTTGTCGACCCGAGCCCTGAGGATATACCCCTTGAAAAGGTTTATCTTGAATGCCCTGTAGCCGGGTATTCTGAGATTGAATATAAAGCAGCTGCTTCTGGTAATTCCATTCATACAAAGCTTTGGCTTCGTCGATCCCTTCATAGCATTGCAGGCGGATCAGGGGCCGCTGCCCATAACGGCTCCAGGCTTTGGCCAGTTCGGTTTTTCCGGCGCCGGCCGGACCGCGGCTTGTTCAGCAGCAAGGAACACTGCAGGGCCATGAGGGTATTGTCATCGGCAATATACCCCTGCTCTTTGAGACCTTGCCGCAGCGCTTCAGAATCCATGGTTTACCCTCCCCTTTTCTTGAGTTCGCACCTAACCCTTGTCTATTTTCTCCATCCAGGAAGACAACTCCTGTACACTCTCGTGAAAACCCTCATAAAAACCCAGGCAGATAAAATTTCCCGCCTGCAGCTGAAGGTTCCTAGTAAAAAGAGAGCTTGCCGCAAGCATGCTCCCTTTTTACAAACACGATTATTTTTTCTCCAACTAATCCATCCCCATCCCTGAGGCGTTTCCTATATCCCTTCCGGGGATACCCCTGAGTATCCTCATATGTCACCCCGGATTAGGCTCATTGGCTTTTACAGGCTCTCACTAAATTATTTAAGAGAATGGTGGTCGTAACCGAGCCGACTCCCCCCGGTACGGGAGTAATCGCTTTGACCTTGTCCACCACGGCGTCATAGTCTACGTCACCGCAGATTTTGCCGTCACCGCCATCATTAATACCCACATCGATGACGATGCTGTTTTCCGCAACATATTTATCATCGATCATTCTGGCCCGGCCCATGGCCGCAATGACGATATCCGCACTTTTGGCGACTTCCGGCAGGTTCCTGGTCCTGGAATGACAGATGGTCACAGTGGCATTTTCTTGTAAGAGCATCATGCTCAGGGGCTTGCCTACGACTAAGCTTCTGCCCATCACCACGGCATTGGCGCCTTTCAGCTCAATTTCATAGTGGCGCAGGATTGCCATGACGGCGGCCGGTGTGCAGGGCAAAAGGCCGCTCATATCTCCTTCAAAAACCTTCTCCAGATTGAGAGGGCTCATGCAGTCAATGTCTTTATCCGCAGAAATAAGGTGTTTAATGACTTCTTCATCCAATTGCTGGGGCAGAGGCCGGAAAAGCATGATCCCATGCACAGAAGGGTCATCATTGACCTGAGTCATAACGGCAGTAAATTCTTCCATGCTGATATTCAGATCGAGAGGATAGGTCTTGGTGGCGATTCCTACGGTTTCACAATTCTTAATGATATTATTCTCGTAGTAAACATCATCGGGGCGGCTGCCCACCCGGATAATTCCCAGTGTCGGCGCTTTTCCTTCAGCTTGCAAGGCCGCAATTTCCTGCCGGAGGTTCTCCTTCATGGCCTGAACCACCGGCTTGGCATTAAGAATTTGGGTCACGATGATTTACCTCCCGTAATTGAATTCTGAACTTCAGCAAAAATCCGGTCGGCCTTGGCTGTATAGACCGTACAGAGATCGGCCAGCTCGGTCTCGATTCTGTGCTTGAACTCCTGATCCTTCATAATTTGGGTATTGATCAGAACATTGAGTTTGGCTCCTTCCAAAGCTGCCTTCAGGAAGGCTACACCCACGCCCACATCACTGATGGCGATCCGGGTGCCTTTCTGAGCGAATTCCTCCTGAAGATCGATTCCTTCCGCACAGCAGCGGGCGATCTCCAAAGGAACCA is a genomic window containing:
- a CDS encoding bifunctional 5,10-methylenetetrahydrofolate dehydrogenase/5,10-methenyltetrahydrofolate cyclohydrolase, whose translation is MTQILNAKPVVQAMKENLRQEIAALQAEGKAPTLGIIRVGSRPDDVYYENNIIKNCETVGIATKTYPLDLNISMEEFTAVMTQVNDDPSVHGIMLFRPLPQQLDEEVIKHLISADKDIDCMSPLNLEKVFEGDMSGLLPCTPAAVMAILRHYEIELKGANAVVMGRSLVVGKPLSMMLLQENATVTICHSRTRNLPEVAKSADIVIAAMGRARMIDDKYVAENSIVIDVGINDGGDGKICGDVDYDAVVDKVKAITPVPGGVGSVTTTILLNNLVRACKSQ
- a CDS encoding hemolysin family protein, whose product is MSDSPLLWLFLLQLIFIFFNAIFACAEIAVITMNDNKLAKLSAAGDKRALRLTKLTEQPAGFLATIQVGITLVNLLSSAVATENFSDRLVAWFAGMGFNIPTAVISILSVAIITVLLTYFTVLLGELIPKRLAMKKAEQIALGMSGLIYTVSRIFTPAVWLFTVSTNGLLRLFGVDPNSEDEENAEEEIRMILDAGKQKGTIQPDEQNMIQNIFEFDDISAGELMTHRTEVALLWLDETNEQWQQTINESRHSIYPICSDSPDNILGVLYAKDYFRLKNKAREEVMKNAVQSAYFVPESVRADVLFRNMKKSRNHFAVVVDEYGGMSGIITMNDLLEHLVGDLDDDISMPAESPLIERIDSKTWRIQGSAPLDEVTKQLGVLLPDEDYDTFVGMVFGLLGSIPGDGSTPELEEYGLAIKIIKVKDRRLESALVCLSGAESPDTAGG
- a CDS encoding M23 family metallopeptidase; amino-acid sequence: MKQFVAITGRLKWLGLLGLLGYLTPYAHLKLLSLFWLLCLVEIVCDWSALGQALRQLMGIPITYLSYKGKLPSKTNYQLKNSYILPFKGQWTVVNGSTEKELSHSWEIPSQRYAYDFLILDEAGKSYEEDQLSPHSYYCYGRDIIAPCDGMIIDMKDGYEDSLVDGKGSADCRAKDIRGNYILIQHPNREYSLIAHIRKNSFTVKAGDEVKQGQVLAQSGNTGNTSEPHIHFQLQAGKSFYLAAGLPVGFTHIGFQKKNSYSLFDSRPTQIGVDSVENRTYIGRGWEVENLC
- a CDS encoding sensor domain-containing diguanylate cyclase, giving the protein MNYNSIPTEIIDTILAELKIGLTLVNNTGKIIYFNQLAGELLGWDDKLPENTILSCHKKENQPKVIEKLNQPATMEWHKVIKTQNRFIENAYSPINIPDKFMGAMILTKDVTAREESLEKLKKNAETDALTGLYNRNLFHTVIQSYITESKPYGLIMLDISGLKYINDHFGHEEGDRILPEAAEAIRSSFRDTDFAFRFGGDEFLILTSYKEAVLKTIANRIRSKNKIPTKNTPAVLNLSLGYATSLEETNMEAVLSSADQRMYRDKQLFYLGDGKYFKQ
- a CDS encoding RNA polymerase sigma factor, which encodes MAYKSARPEDFEVFVTTHENRLYRTALAITGNIPDAEDIVQEVFLRAYEKALQFESAEHAKAWLIRVTVNLGKSRLRSPWHRRREPFLDSYPASEPKQYELLEQIMALPSKYRTVIHLFYYEDYSIKDISELTGQKEATVRSLLTRARQKLKLSIKEEDYESL
- a CDS encoding VWA domain-containing protein, with the translated sequence MEYLLLDMTRLLRRAGVQVGTQEIEDCLHGLNHLGTNLGKYTFCQLVNTTMIKTSWGAEFAFWLTELYYGPDPELSNDHLQLLSHRQATEITGEGLGSGGRGAPVELLAEAVLKKNIALIYAVLQGLNITLEPHWEDEERALEFFRERSGWEEVRRRVAESQRRGELGEEEYAQAQEALSEWNRLLQDQIELQMIQNMSGQVLLEELKKHNPRTVEFLAGEERQIEPMFQEIQKLGRRLAVRPGRRRRVAAKGTIALNMTVRRALQTGGIPLAPVRVRRKPAKPDLWLLCDMSNSVSPFSYFMLLFVYATQSRYDHIRTFLFVDALLEATEHFQGQDWSDALHSMKRLKGFNLTGYSHYGKVLQQFAAEHLSQLSRKTTVIILGDGKNNGYKPEGYEALAQIKESAAALYWLNPLSRNLWGAADCLMKKYEENCTRAWSCCNIQQLEQFLLSL